One window from the genome of Roseofilum reptotaenium CS-1145 encodes:
- a CDS encoding GAF domain-containing protein has translation MSDEYIVVKTSEYTSLQEEVKRLRERVWALEQPTQIQPEPIQVAQQKALLAVITRIRQSLDVETIFQSTAIEVRQLLNADRVGMYQFAENSNYQWGEFVSEDVLPPFSSTLAARIEDHCFGDNYAQYYQEGRIWACNDIYAQGLNTCHIQILEQFQVQANLVVPLLKGEILWGLLCIHQCGDPRCWQPQEIEFVSQIAVHLGVALQQAEVLAGQKQQSDRLAKAVAQAVDREQAIAAVITKIRQSLDLDTIFRTTTDEVRQLLKADRVVIYRFNEDWSGEFVVDSVAPMWKSLIIGQQKNPNLNGQISECSLKNLEHLSVTDTYFQQTQGQLFNQVQLFRVCSDIYNSNFSECYIQALESYQARAYAIVAIYQHQRLWGLLAVFQNSGPRDWQEIEINFLVQISSQLGVAIQQAELLAQTQKRSSELKSTLDAQLQKRANELEQEAQREKAIAEVIDKIRRTLDLETIFQTAATEVRQLLNADRVAIFEFDRESDCTQGKFVSEDVLPSFESTLTQKVYDYCFDWHQNNNHKPGKLQAISDIFTADLSPCYFNILNKFQIRANLVLPLVKGNQLWGLLCIHQCSKARTWDPKEIEFTRKIAIQLGVALQQAELLSQAQKRSSELRITLADLNAIVDNLADGLLVTDTQGRVTRFNPALLSMFNLERWQLEGQNVWTIFSPELEELIALIHNRNQEIITLDVKLGNHREGQALATSIIKEGEGMEGDQCMGSVILIRDVTVEREVDRMKTDFLNTVSHELRTPLTSVLGFAEMIQEKLEEIIFPATIQQDRKVKRSVVAVSNNIDIIISEAERLTSLINDVLDIAKMESGRVDWNIQPVNPKVILDRAIAVTFSLINSNNLQLIKKIHPDLPVIEVDTDRLIQVLINLISNAVKFTEQGTITCEAEVADNHLVVSIIDTGIGIAPENQDTVFERFKQVGDILTNKPKGTGLGLAICKQIIEYHGGKIWVESALNQGSKFSFLLPLDPKVVRQHIEEFNE, from the coding sequence ATGTCCGATGAGTATATTGTGGTTAAAACCAGTGAATATACTTCCCTTCAAGAGGAAGTAAAACGCCTCAGAGAACGGGTATGGGCACTTGAACAGCCGACCCAAATTCAACCTGAACCTATCCAGGTGGCTCAACAAAAAGCCCTTTTAGCCGTCATTACACGCATTCGTCAATCTCTGGATGTGGAAACTATTTTCCAATCAACAGCGATAGAAGTACGACAACTGTTAAATGCCGATCGGGTAGGCATGTATCAATTTGCTGAAAACTCTAACTACCAATGGGGGGAATTTGTCTCCGAGGATGTCTTACCTCCTTTTTCTTCCACTTTAGCTGCTCGGATTGAAGATCACTGTTTTGGCGATAATTATGCCCAATATTACCAAGAAGGACGAATTTGGGCTTGCAATGATATTTATGCACAAGGTTTAAATACTTGTCATATTCAGATCTTAGAACAATTCCAAGTCCAAGCTAATTTGGTGGTTCCCCTCCTAAAGGGAGAGATATTATGGGGACTTCTCTGTATTCATCAGTGTGGCGATCCTCGATGTTGGCAACCCCAAGAAATAGAATTTGTTTCCCAAATCGCGGTTCATTTAGGAGTTGCTCTACAGCAGGCAGAAGTCTTAGCCGGGCAAAAACAACAGTCAGATCGGTTAGCTAAAGCGGTAGCTCAGGCTGTGGATCGGGAACAGGCGATCGCTGCTGTAATCACGAAAATCCGCCAATCCCTCGATCTCGATACTATTTTTCGCACCACCACCGATGAAGTCCGTCAACTGCTCAAAGCCGATCGAGTCGTCATTTATCGTTTTAACGAAGATTGGAGTGGAGAATTTGTTGTAGACTCCGTCGCTCCGATGTGGAAATCCTTAATTATCGGGCAACAGAAAAATCCAAATTTGAACGGTCAGATTAGTGAATGTAGTCTCAAAAACCTAGAACATTTGTCCGTCACAGATACTTACTTCCAGCAAACCCAAGGCCAATTATTTAATCAAGTGCAATTATTTCGGGTTTGTTCAGATATCTATAATAGTAATTTTTCTGAATGTTATATTCAGGCCTTAGAATCCTATCAAGCTAGAGCCTATGCCATTGTCGCCATTTATCAACACCAGCGTCTATGGGGCTTATTAGCTGTCTTTCAAAATTCCGGCCCCAGAGATTGGCAAGAGATTGAAATCAACTTCTTAGTTCAGATTAGTTCTCAATTAGGAGTGGCGATTCAACAAGCAGAATTATTAGCCCAAACCCAAAAACGCTCTAGCGAATTAAAAAGCACATTAGATGCCCAACTGCAAAAACGAGCCAATGAATTAGAGCAAGAAGCACAACGGGAGAAGGCGATCGCTGAAGTAATTGATAAAATTCGTCGTACCCTAGACTTAGAGACTATTTTTCAAACGGCTGCAACAGAAGTCCGACAACTGCTAAATGCAGATCGAGTCGCTATTTTTGAGTTTGATCGCGAGTCCGACTGTACTCAGGGAAAATTTGTTTCTGAAGATGTCTTACCTAGCTTTGAATCAACCTTAACTCAAAAAGTTTATGATTATTGTTTTGATTGGCATCAGAACAATAATCATAAACCCGGAAAACTACAAGCCATTTCCGACATTTTTACGGCAGATCTATCTCCTTGCTATTTTAATATCTTAAACAAATTTCAAATTCGTGCCAATCTAGTTCTCCCCCTAGTTAAAGGGAATCAGTTATGGGGTTTGCTATGTATTCATCAATGTTCCAAAGCCAGAACTTGGGACCCCAAAGAAATTGAATTTACCCGTAAAATTGCCATTCAGTTAGGCGTAGCCTTACAACAGGCAGAATTACTCTCTCAAGCACAAAAGCGATCCAGTGAATTACGAATAACCCTAGCAGATTTAAATGCCATTGTTGATAATTTAGCCGATGGCTTATTAGTGACTGATACCCAAGGGAGAGTAACTCGGTTTAATCCTGCTCTTTTGTCGATGTTTAACTTAGAACGATGGCAACTAGAAGGACAGAATGTTTGGACGATTTTCTCCCCTGAATTAGAGGAGTTGATCGCATTAATTCATAATCGAAATCAAGAAATTATTACCCTTGATGTGAAGTTGGGGAATCATCGCGAAGGTCAAGCCTTAGCGACGAGTATTATTAAGGAAGGAGAAGGAATGGAAGGGGATCAATGTATGGGTTCAGTGATTCTCATTCGAGATGTCACTGTCGAGCGGGAAGTAGATCGGATGAAAACTGATTTCTTAAACACAGTTTCCCATGAATTGAGAACCCCTTTAACTTCAGTACTAGGATTTGCAGAAATGATTCAGGAGAAGCTGGAAGAAATTATTTTTCCTGCAACTATACAACAGGATAGAAAAGTGAAGCGATCGGTTGTCGCAGTCAGTAATAACATTGACATTATCATTTCTGAAGCAGAACGGTTAACCTCCCTAATCAATGATGTATTAGATATTGCAAAAATGGAATCTGGTCGAGTAGACTGGAATATTCAACCCGTTAATCCAAAGGTGATTTTAGATCGAGCGATTGCCGTAACTTTTTCTCTCATCAACAGTAATAATTTACAGTTAATCAAAAAAATCCATCCAGATTTACCCGTGATTGAAGTTGATACCGATCGCCTGATTCAAGTCCTCATTAATTTAATCTCTAATGCTGTAAAATTTACCGAACAAGGAACCATTACTTGTGAAGCAGAGGTTGCAGACAATCACCTGGTGGTTTCCATTATTGATACAGGTATAGGTATTGCACCAGAAAACCAGGATACTGTATTTGAGCGGTTTAAGCAAGTGGGGGATATTTTAACGAATAAACCTAAAGGAACAGGTTTAGGATTAGCAATTTGTAAACAGATTATTGAATATCATGGGGGTAAAATTTGGGTTGAAAGTGCCCTTAATCAAGGAAGTAAGTTTTCTTTTTTGCTTCCCCTCGATCCAAAAGTGGTTAGACAGCATATAGAGGAATTCAATGAATAA
- a CDS encoding secondary thiamine-phosphate synthase enzyme YjbQ: MTHYQTQLHIKTTGKNFSAITAQIKQVVKESGIQTGLCTLFLRHTSASLVIQENADPDVLQDLANFFAKLVPEDGISYIHDAEGPDDMPAHIRSALTKTSEQIPIHQGRLLLGTWQGIYLWEHRSRSHHRELVVHISGN, encoded by the coding sequence ATGACCCATTATCAAACCCAATTGCATATCAAAACCACAGGAAAGAACTTTTCTGCTATCACGGCTCAAATTAAACAAGTAGTCAAAGAATCCGGGATTCAAACTGGATTATGTACTCTGTTTTTAAGGCATACTTCCGCCAGTTTAGTCATTCAAGAAAATGCCGATCCTGATGTTTTGCAAGATTTAGCTAACTTTTTTGCCAAATTAGTTCCTGAAGATGGAATAAGTTATATTCATGATGCTGAAGGGCCAGATGATATGCCCGCTCATATCCGCAGCGCATTAACCAAAACGTCAGAACAAATTCCCATTCACCAAGGACGCTTACTGTTAGGGACTTGGCAGGGGATTTACTTATGGGAACATCGCAGTCGGAGTCACCACCGGGAACTGGTCGTTCATATTAGTGGAAATTAG
- a CDS encoding response regulator transcription factor produces MNKKVLIVDDEPNILILMEQALEKLEDEDDVILLTAKNGQEALQVIEEENPDLVFLDVMMPKMNGLEVCAQVKENSKFDNIYIIMLTAKGQEFDRKTGIAVGADLYMTKPFRPKEVLAKSREILGFINE; encoded by the coding sequence ATGAATAAAAAAGTCTTAATTGTTGATGATGAACCTAACATCCTTATCCTCATGGAACAAGCTCTTGAAAAATTGGAGGATGAAGATGACGTAATTCTCTTAACAGCTAAAAACGGTCAAGAAGCATTGCAGGTAATTGAAGAAGAAAACCCTGACTTAGTTTTTTTAGATGTGATGATGCCTAAGATGAATGGACTAGAAGTTTGTGCCCAAGTTAAAGAAAATTCTAAGTTTGATAATATCTATATTATTATGCTGACGGCAAAAGGTCAAGAGTTTGATAGAAAAACAGGCATAGCTGTAGGAGCAGATTTGTATATGACTAAACCTTTTCGTCCGAAGGAAGTATTGGCTAAATCAAGAGAAATTCTTGGATTTATAAATGAGTAA
- a CDS encoding diguanylate cyclase domain-containing protein, translated as MININFKKIVLKPRIKKIIQRLTNDNHQIGILDDRQIPILGELTLANAQGYEIAVEDKILGWVVSEDIHDSIAQLVIYLIEIEVNKKVLAADALDKYEELNFLYDISSKISTCLHVHEVIKLMANEAFKQIPGNALVVMIYNAYEQSMQTFYPKTDENQVILGKKIPTNIGIYGSVFNSGKAEIVNQVTLDPRFIPQDFEIVSMMCCPLMTQTGKLGIIQISSDRALDYTAQDLKLFTALASQAAASIQNALFYEQLRDYSYTLERKVAERTAELERVNQELNQLANLDGLTQVANRRCLQETFDREWSRLAREKLPLSIIICDVDYFKRYNDTYGHQMGDECLQKIAEAIKQALKRPADLVARYGGEEFVVILPNTQASGAWIVAQEIQEHVRQLSLDHQASLVSPFITMSMGLSSTIPTHETSGEELFEIADQALYEAKKQGRDRMIFREFKSPDLQPQ; from the coding sequence ATGATAAATATTAATTTTAAAAAAATTGTCCTCAAGCCTAGAATAAAAAAAATCATCCAGCGGCTCACTAACGATAATCATCAGATAGGGATTTTAGACGATCGTCAAATTCCCATTTTAGGAGAGCTAACCCTAGCTAATGCCCAAGGATATGAAATTGCTGTAGAAGATAAAATTTTAGGTTGGGTCGTCAGCGAAGATATCCATGATTCGATTGCCCAACTGGTTATTTATTTAATTGAAATAGAAGTCAACAAAAAAGTGTTAGCGGCTGATGCTTTAGACAAATACGAAGAACTAAACTTTTTGTATGATATCTCCTCTAAAATATCTACGTGTTTGCATGTCCATGAAGTGATCAAGCTCATGGCGAATGAAGCATTCAAACAAATACCGGGTAATGCATTAGTGGTCATGATTTATAATGCTTATGAACAATCTATGCAAACTTTTTATCCTAAAACTGATGAAAATCAAGTCATCTTAGGGAAGAAAATTCCAACTAATATCGGAATTTATGGTTCTGTTTTTAATTCAGGAAAGGCGGAAATTGTAAATCAGGTGACTTTAGATCCTCGATTTATTCCTCAAGATTTTGAAATTGTGTCTATGATGTGTTGTCCGTTAATGACACAAACGGGGAAATTAGGCATAATTCAAATTAGTAGCGATCGCGCTCTAGACTATACAGCCCAAGACCTCAAATTATTTACAGCTCTAGCTTCCCAAGCCGCCGCATCAATTCAGAATGCTCTATTTTATGAACAACTCCGGGACTATTCCTATACCTTAGAGAGAAAAGTAGCTGAAAGAACCGCTGAATTAGAGCGAGTAAACCAAGAATTAAATCAACTGGCTAATTTAGATGGCTTAACCCAAGTGGCAAACCGTCGCTGTTTGCAAGAAACATTTGATCGAGAATGGTCTCGACTGGCAAGGGAGAAATTGCCCCTATCCATTATTATCTGTGATGTAGATTATTTTAAGCGTTATAATGATACTTATGGGCATCAAATGGGAGATGAATGCTTACAAAAAATAGCCGAAGCAATCAAACAAGCTTTAAAAAGACCAGCGGATTTAGTGGCTCGATATGGTGGAGAAGAATTTGTCGTAATTTTGCCCAATACTCAAGCATCTGGAGCTTGGATAGTTGCTCAAGAAATCCAAGAGCATGTGCGTCAACTATCCCTCGATCATCAAGCCTCACTCGTTAGTCCTTTTATTACGATGAGTATGGGACTCTCTTCAACCATCCCCACTCACGAAACGTCAGGAGAAGAATTGTTTGAAATTGCGGATCAAGCCCTCTACGAAGCTAAAAAACAGGGTCGCGATCGCATGATATTTCGGGAATTCAAATCGCCAGATCTTCAACCTCAATAA
- a CDS encoding amino acid ABC transporter substrate-binding protein yields MQKKLAIATALLSLIPLSIAYPSWAANVLEQVNQSGTLRVAVRQDTIPFGFKNDRGQWMGFSVDLVKRIQAELEAELNKTIEIEWVEVDTQNRFQAIQENQVDLDCGSNSFTWERDEIVDFSISYFSTGTQLLVPQQTKLGNPESLQGKRIGVIENTTNAEIIQKIQPNAEFIWVRDRVQGLQQLEQGNIDALVSDGVLLEALRRTAKDPQAWRVTPSRPYSLESYACILPENNSRWQSMINYSLVKYMQGFLTDKPAEIAIFQRWFGTDGLLPYPRQAVYFHYQETLNSLQWLPENEWE; encoded by the coding sequence ATGCAGAAAAAACTAGCGATCGCTACAGCTCTATTGAGCTTAATTCCCCTTTCTATTGCTTATCCCAGTTGGGCAGCTAATGTTCTTGAACAAGTGAATCAAAGCGGAACCTTACGAGTTGCCGTTCGCCAAGATACCATTCCCTTTGGATTCAAAAATGATCGAGGACAATGGATGGGGTTTTCTGTGGATTTAGTTAAGCGTATTCAAGCCGAGCTAGAAGCAGAACTGAATAAAACTATTGAGATAGAATGGGTCGAAGTTGATACCCAAAATCGGTTTCAAGCCATTCAAGAGAATCAGGTAGATCTCGATTGTGGCTCAAACTCTTTTACTTGGGAACGAGATGAAATCGTCGATTTTTCTATTAGCTACTTTAGCACAGGTACTCAGCTTTTGGTTCCCCAACAAACTAAGCTAGGAAACCCAGAATCTTTACAGGGGAAACGGATAGGAGTTATTGAAAATACCACCAATGCTGAAATCATTCAAAAGATCCAACCCAATGCTGAATTTATCTGGGTGCGCGATCGCGTCCAGGGATTGCAACAATTAGAACAAGGAAACATTGATGCCCTAGTGAGTGATGGAGTTCTCCTAGAAGCTCTCCGGAGAACCGCCAAAGACCCCCAAGCCTGGAGAGTGACCCCCAGTCGTCCTTACAGCTTAGAATCCTATGCTTGTATTCTCCCAGAAAACAATTCTCGTTGGCAATCAATGATTAATTACAGCTTGGTTAAATATATGCAAGGATTTTTAACCGATAAACCGGCTGAAATTGCCATTTTTCAACGCTGGTTTGGAACAGATGGCTTACTTCCCTATCCTCGACAAGCCGTTTATTTTCATTATCAAGAAACTCTAAACTCTTTACAGTGGCTTCCAGAAAATGAATGGGAATAA
- a CDS encoding NAD(P)/FAD-dependent oxidoreductase: MVDAKNQPSVPHVVIVGGGFGGLYAAQSLGKAPVKLTLIDKRNFHLFQPLLYQVATGSLSPADISSPLRLVLNQNKNTQVLLDHVKDIDPDRQQLTLDNRTLSYDTLILATGVKHHYFGNDQWQNIAPGLKTIEDALLMRRRIYGAFEAAEKETDPEKQKAWLTFVIVGGGPTGVELAGAIAELAHSVLKNDFHHINTTSAQILLLEGVDRILPPYAPELSIRAEEDLTQLGVRVQTQTLVTQVTDSSVTVRQGEKENVIPARTILWAAGVKASSLGKVLNQKTGVALDRAGRVRVEENLSIPGYPNIFVIGDLANFSHQGEQPLPGIAPVAMQQGKYVAQWIKQELRGQTHSPFRYTEVGSLAVIGQNAAVVDLGWIKLTGFIAWLTWVFAHIYYLIEFDNKLVVMVQWGWNYLTSGRGARLITGEDSLPKGVMSNE; encoded by the coding sequence ATGGTTGATGCAAAAAACCAACCCTCTGTCCCCCATGTCGTGATTGTTGGAGGAGGCTTTGGGGGGCTTTATGCAGCCCAAAGCCTAGGCAAAGCACCGGTTAAACTGACCTTAATCGATAAACGCAATTTCCACCTATTTCAACCCTTACTGTATCAAGTGGCGACGGGCAGTTTATCTCCTGCGGATATTTCTTCTCCTCTGCGCTTGGTTTTAAATCAAAATAAAAACACCCAAGTCCTTTTAGATCATGTAAAGGATATTGATCCCGATCGCCAACAGCTTACCCTCGACAACCGTACCCTCTCCTACGATACCCTGATTCTGGCCACGGGTGTGAAGCATCACTATTTTGGCAACGACCAATGGCAAAATATTGCCCCTGGTTTGAAAACTATCGAAGATGCTCTGCTCATGCGTCGCCGCATTTATGGCGCATTTGAAGCCGCAGAAAAAGAAACTGATCCCGAAAAACAAAAAGCTTGGCTGACGTTTGTGATAGTCGGTGGTGGCCCGACTGGAGTAGAATTAGCAGGGGCGATCGCCGAATTAGCCCATAGCGTCCTCAAAAACGACTTTCATCACATCAACACCACCAGCGCCCAAATTTTGCTCCTAGAGGGTGTAGATCGCATCTTACCTCCTTACGCGCCAGAATTGTCCATTAGAGCAGAAGAAGACCTTACCCAGCTAGGAGTAAGGGTACAAACTCAGACCCTAGTCACCCAAGTCACGGACAGTTCAGTAACCGTGCGGCAAGGAGAAAAAGAAAACGTAATTCCTGCTCGTACCATTCTCTGGGCTGCTGGGGTCAAGGCTTCGAGTCTTGGGAAAGTACTCAATCAGAAAACCGGAGTTGCCCTAGATCGGGCAGGTCGGGTAAGGGTAGAAGAGAACCTAAGCATTCCCGGTTATCCGAACATTTTCGTTATTGGTGACCTAGCCAACTTCTCCCATCAAGGAGAGCAACCCTTACCCGGTATTGCCCCGGTCGCTATGCAACAAGGTAAATATGTGGCCCAATGGATAAAACAGGAACTGCGCGGCCAAACCCATTCCCCCTTCCGCTATACCGAAGTTGGAAGTCTAGCCGTAATTGGTCAAAATGCGGCGGTGGTAGACTTAGGATGGATTAAGCTCACCGGATTTATTGCCTGGTTAACCTGGGTATTCGCCCATATCTATTATTTAATCGAGTTTGATAATAAATTAGTCGTCATGGTCCAATGGGGATGGAACTACCTGACCAGTGGAAGAGGAGCACGGTTGATTACCGGTGAAGATTCTCTTCCCAAAGGAGTAATGAGTAATGAGTAA